The following proteins are encoded in a genomic region of Pseudodesulfovibrio mercurii:
- a CDS encoding glutamine amidotransferase — translation MEKILIVKAGGTFADYAAERGDFEDWAAAGMGLAEHGWTSVNAQAGEPLPDPTEFAGAVITGSHDMVTDALPWIAETSAWVRRAVEAGLPLFGICFGHQLMADALGGRADYHPAGLEIGTADITRTRASSEDPLFRDLPEVFPGHVTHAQTALRLPEGAVLLATGSHDPHQAFRVGENAWGVQFHPEFDAPAILEYIARREPDLTASGRDAAAIRATVRDTPDSASLLKRFADYCLAR, via the coding sequence ATGGAAAAGATACTGATCGTGAAGGCGGGCGGCACCTTTGCCGACTACGCTGCCGAACGCGGCGATTTCGAGGACTGGGCCGCCGCCGGAATGGGGCTGGCCGAGCACGGCTGGACGAGCGTCAACGCGCAGGCCGGGGAACCCCTGCCCGATCCCACGGAGTTCGCGGGCGCGGTCATCACCGGGTCCCACGACATGGTCACGGACGCCCTGCCCTGGATCGCGGAGACCTCGGCCTGGGTACGCCGGGCCGTGGAGGCCGGGCTGCCCCTGTTCGGCATCTGCTTCGGCCACCAGCTCATGGCCGATGCCCTGGGCGGCCGGGCCGACTACCATCCGGCCGGGCTGGAGATCGGCACGGCGGACATCACCCGCACCCGCGCATCGAGCGAAGACCCGCTGTTCCGCGACCTGCCCGAGGTCTTTCCGGGCCACGTGACCCACGCCCAGACCGCGTTGCGCCTGCCCGAGGGGGCCGTGCTCCTGGCCACGGGCAGCCACGATCCGCACCAGGCCTTCCGCGTGGGCGAAAACGCCTGGGGCGTGCAGTTCCATCCTGAGTTCGACGCCCCGGCCATCCTTGAATACATCGCCCGGCGCGAGCCGGACCTGACGGCGTCGGGCCGGGACGCGGCCGCCATCCGGGCCACGGTGCGCGACACCCCGGACTCCGCCTCCCTGCTCAAGCGGTTCGCCGACTACTGCCTGGCCCGCTGA